Proteins encoded by one window of Nocardioides euryhalodurans:
- a CDS encoding histidine triad nucleotide-binding protein, which produces MTSAPDSADCLFCRIVAGEVPADLVVSTDEVVAFRDISPVAPIHVLVVPREHRPDAAATAADDPAAIGRLVAAAAEVASHEGLDDYRMVFNTGPGAGQSVFHTHLHVLGGRDLAWPPG; this is translated from the coding sequence ATGACGAGTGCTCCAGACTCCGCGGACTGCCTGTTCTGCCGGATCGTGGCCGGGGAGGTCCCCGCCGACCTGGTCGTCTCGACCGATGAGGTGGTCGCCTTCCGCGACATCAGTCCGGTGGCGCCCATCCACGTGCTGGTCGTGCCCCGGGAGCACCGGCCCGACGCCGCGGCCACCGCGGCGGACGACCCTGCTGCGATCGGCCGGTTGGTCGCCGCCGCAGCGGAGGTCGCCTCTCACGAGGGGTTGGACGACTACCGGATGGTCTTCAACACCGGCCCCGGCGCCGGGCAGAGCGTCTTCCACACCCACCTCCACGTCCTTGGCGGCAGGGACCTCGCCTGGCCCCCGGGCTGA
- a CDS encoding SigE family RNA polymerase sigma factor, whose product MHATVYVGPLFVSGPTAWDADQALDQLYAAHWRALVRLGVLLVHDVSLAEEIVQDSFVAVHGRWRRLRDPERALAYLRQTVVNRSRSALRHQGVVERHAAREKPVTVAPGADHEVMADDRRERVLDALRALPGRQREVLALRYYSELSEAEIADALGISRGAVKSHASRGAAALRVTLSDYLEDRS is encoded by the coding sequence ATGCATGCGACCGTCTACGTCGGGCCCCTCTTCGTGAGTGGCCCGACGGCCTGGGACGCCGACCAGGCGCTCGACCAGCTCTACGCTGCCCACTGGCGCGCGCTGGTCCGCCTCGGCGTGCTCCTGGTCCACGACGTGTCGCTCGCCGAGGAGATCGTCCAGGACTCCTTCGTGGCCGTCCACGGCCGGTGGCGCCGGCTCCGCGACCCCGAGCGGGCCCTCGCCTACCTCCGGCAGACGGTCGTCAACCGGTCCCGCTCGGCCCTGCGCCACCAGGGCGTCGTGGAGCGCCACGCCGCGCGCGAGAAGCCGGTCACCGTCGCCCCGGGCGCCGACCACGAGGTGATGGCCGACGACCGTCGCGAGCGGGTCCTCGACGCGCTCCGGGCGCTCCCCGGACGCCAGCGGGAGGTGCTCGCGCTGCGCTACTACTCCGAGCTGTCCGAGGCCGAGATCGCCGACGCCCTCGGCATCAGCCGCGGCGCCGTCAAGAGCCACGCCTCACGCGGGGCTGCGGCGCTGCGGGTCACGCTCTCCGACTACTTGGAGGACCGGTCATGA
- a CDS encoding Gmad2 immunoglobulin-like domain-containing protein, with protein MSRRDEHDPQLAALLRDAVAGVEPSDRLGELRARTSAPARRRPALLALGGAVLVTAAVVTGVAIAGDGFFPREQPGPAGTPSATSPAPTAEPDTPSPSAGAPPVAVRQVAVYYLGETPAGVRLYREDVATEMPDDGPAAQLELLTSAPADPDYRTLWPAGAFAGGSVEDDRITVELAQQSLVDQPAGMTEDEAAASLQQVVSTMQAYAQQELPVEFLVEGEPAVQVLGIETTGPVAAGPVLDTLALVSIEAPAEGETVAGRLQVSGAANSFEGTVPWTILAASGEPVDDGFFTAEGSMGTTLFSFQGSIDVSSLAPGTYSLIVETSDPSGGAEGTGPFSDSRTVVIE; from the coding sequence ATGAGCCGCCGCGACGAGCACGACCCGCAGCTCGCTGCGCTGCTGCGCGACGCGGTCGCGGGGGTGGAGCCCTCCGACCGGCTCGGCGAGCTGCGGGCGCGTACCTCCGCCCCGGCGCGCCGGCGTCCGGCGCTGCTCGCGCTCGGCGGCGCCGTCCTGGTCACCGCCGCCGTGGTGACCGGCGTGGCCATCGCCGGCGACGGCTTCTTCCCCCGCGAGCAACCCGGGCCGGCCGGCACGCCCTCCGCCACCTCCCCCGCGCCGACGGCGGAGCCCGACACCCCGTCGCCGAGCGCCGGCGCGCCGCCGGTCGCGGTGCGGCAGGTCGCGGTCTACTACCTCGGCGAGACCCCTGCCGGCGTCCGCCTCTACCGCGAGGACGTCGCGACCGAGATGCCCGACGACGGTCCCGCCGCCCAGCTGGAGCTCCTCACCAGCGCTCCGGCCGACCCCGACTACCGCACCCTCTGGCCCGCCGGCGCCTTCGCCGGGGGCAGCGTCGAGGACGACCGGATCACCGTCGAGCTGGCCCAGCAGTCCCTCGTCGACCAACCCGCTGGGATGACCGAGGACGAGGCGGCCGCCTCCCTGCAACAGGTCGTCTCCACGATGCAGGCCTACGCCCAGCAGGAGCTCCCGGTGGAGTTCCTCGTCGAGGGCGAGCCCGCAGTCCAGGTGCTCGGCATCGAGACGACGGGCCCGGTGGCGGCCGGGCCCGTGCTCGACACGCTCGCGCTCGTCAGCATCGAGGCTCCCGCGGAGGGCGAGACGGTCGCGGGCCGGCTGCAGGTCTCCGGCGCGGCCAACTCCTTCGAGGGCACCGTGCCGTGGACGATCCTGGCGGCCTCCGGCGAGCCCGTCGACGACGGCTTCTTCACGGCCGAGGGCTCGATGGGCACCACCCTCTTCTCCTTCCAGGGCTCGATCGACGTGTCGTCGCTCGCTCCGGGCACCTACTCCCTCATCGTGGAGACCAGCGACCCCTCCGGGGGCGCCGAAGGCACCGGACCGTTCTCCGACAGCCGAACCGTCGTCATCGAGTGA